The following are encoded together in the Poseidonibacter lekithochrous genome:
- a CDS encoding type II toxin-antitoxin system RelE family toxin codes for MTYKLQFHKKALKEWDKIDSKIKEQFKKKLKERLENPKVQKDKLSGFEDVYKIKLRNAGFRLAYQVKDEEIFVIVLAVGKRENDKIYKLLDSRFD; via the coding sequence ATGACTTATAAACTACAATTTCATAAAAAAGCCCTAAAAGAATGGGATAAAATTGATTCCAAAATCAAAGAACAATTCAAAAAGAAACTAAAAGAAAGACTAGAAAATCCAAAAGTTCAAAAAGACAAACTATCAGGTTTTGAAGATGTATATAAAATCAAACTAAGAAATGCAGGATTTAGACTAGCATACCAAGTAAAAGATGAAGAAATATTTGTTATTGTTTTAGCTGTGGGAAAAAGAGAAAACGACAAGATTTATAAGCTTTTAGATAGTAGGTTTGATTAA
- a CDS encoding type II toxin-antitoxin system Phd/YefM family antitoxin has translation MNAILSNYSASISELKKSPSSIIEEAGDEAVAILNHNKASAYLVPAQTYEKLMEIVDDYMLANKVKERIEDTDELVEVNLDDL, from the coding sequence ATGAATGCTATTTTATCAAACTATTCAGCAAGTATAAGTGAACTAAAAAAATCACCCTCTTCTATAATAGAAGAAGCAGGAGATGAAGCAGTAGCAATACTAAACCATAACAAAGCTAGTGCCTACCTAGTACCAGCACAAACATACGAAAAGTTAATGGAAATAGTAGATGACTATATGCTTGCAAATAAAGTAAAAGAAAGAATTGAAGATACAGATGAACTTGTAGAAGTAAATCTAGATGACTTATAA
- a CDS encoding DUF413 domain-containing protein, whose protein sequence is MIDRETFFVLGKTIDKTKKYSNRPMAIAAYSSKFRKNERVDTMFIEGTETYYGLTLPEGTYTLLIYADINQDQIFQQSEIVGKKELILNTNKFPERIVKHKNIELTNNFLITWAETIPLPKKVKIKQSLYYPTGTIRSLTDPIFDERISIMGMYDPASFMKAVPTMFYATQEDVSHKIPVVFVHGIGGSPRQFNPIIKHIDKDRYKLWFFYYPSGGDLDQLSDLFYTLFLSGDVISLGKMPLVVVAHSMGGLVVRKSFNKYEGNTNENKVELFVSIASPFGGHPAAESGEKYGLIVLPSWKDLNPNNQFIKELYKKQLPKFVNHQLFYAYKNPSILKVKSNNDGVVPLSSQLHSEAQMQSQNQFGFNSSHNDILENKNMIDLLLKNMAGVQSKFPKSHMKILENGGFNVKLDDKYSPHTKYLINYAGRYIMLLVNGMIEPISPQQKQFIQVLQGKKTPTNDVEKEFIQFMKEYSKVIETVLNDK, encoded by the coding sequence ATGATAGATCGAGAAACTTTTTTTGTTTTAGGGAAGACAATCGATAAAACAAAAAAATATTCAAATAGACCTATGGCTATTGCCGCTTATTCTAGTAAATTTAGAAAAAATGAGCGTGTTGATACAATGTTCATTGAAGGAACAGAAACATATTATGGTTTAACTCTTCCAGAGGGTACATATACTTTATTAATCTATGCAGATATCAACCAAGATCAAATTTTTCAACAATCTGAAATAGTTGGAAAAAAAGAATTGATTTTGAATACAAACAAATTTCCAGAAAGAATTGTTAAACATAAAAATATAGAATTAACAAATAATTTCTTAATAACTTGGGCTGAAACTATTCCACTACCCAAAAAAGTAAAAATCAAACAATCTTTATACTATCCAACAGGTACAATTCGTAGTTTAACAGACCCAATATTTGATGAAAGAATTTCAATAATGGGAATGTATGACCCTGCATCTTTTATGAAAGCTGTACCAACAATGTTCTATGCAACACAAGAAGATGTTTCACATAAGATTCCAGTAGTCTTTGTTCATGGAATTGGAGGAAGTCCAAGACAATTTAATCCAATTATAAAACATATTGACAAGGATCGTTATAAATTATGGTTTTTCTATTATCCATCAGGTGGGGATTTAGATCAATTATCAGATTTATTTTATACTTTATTTCTATCTGGTGATGTTATCTCTTTAGGAAAAATGCCTTTAGTAGTTGTTGCGCATAGTATGGGAGGATTAGTAGTTAGAAAATCATTTAATAAATATGAAGGTAATACTAATGAGAATAAAGTTGAATTATTTGTAAGTATTGCTAGCCCCTTTGGAGGTCATCCAGCTGCTGAATCAGGCGAGAAATATGGATTAATTGTACTTCCATCATGGAAAGATTTAAATCCAAATAATCAATTTATAAAAGAGTTATATAAGAAGCAATTGCCAAAGTTTGTAAATCATCAACTTTTTTATGCTTATAAAAATCCCAGTATATTGAAAGTTAAATCAAACAATGATGGGGTGGTACCTTTATCTAGTCAGTTACATTCAGAGGCTCAAATGCAATCTCAAAATCAATTTGGATTTAATAGTAGTCATAATGATATACTAGAAAACAAAAATATGATTGATCTTTTATTAAAAAATATGGCTGGAGTGCAAAGTAAATTTCCAAAATCACATATGAAAATACTTGAGAATGGTGGTTTTAATGTAAAGTTAGATGATAAGTATAGTCCTCATACAAAATATTTAATTAACTATGCAGGAAGGTACATCATGTTATTAGTTAATGGTATGATTGAACCTATAAGTCCACAACAAAAACAATTTATCCAAGTTTTACAAGGGAAGAAAACACCAACTAACGATGTTGAAAAAGAGTTCATTCAGTTTATGAAAGAGTATTCTAAAGTCATTGAAACTGTTTTAAATGATAAGTAA
- a CDS encoding cache domain-containing protein, protein MIFQNEKQLLQIIKYTPSIFVLTISIIILTIQFVENNRTFEIEKEKIRTEFNIRNKNRIKQETNEIYNFIKKEQQSTKKELKESLTSAVDNAYAIANTIYQNNLDKDPVFIKKLIVDALRNIRFNKNRGYFFIYENTGENILLPHNPEREGENFWNHQDSKGAYVIQDMVNLLKNTEESFYQWYWFNPTKPDKQKTKIGLVRNFKPFNWFIGTGEYIEEYEVETKEKILDYIDNINSNRNDYIFIIDFDLIYISHIRKDYIGKNAIKINDTVETKKVINNLLKIAKKGEGYYTYIQNKKPGNDLPTKKVSYIKGLDSWSWMIGTGFYEDDMNTAIIQKRKELDKKFELYVYKSLEVTGLITIVLLILSIYFSRILQKKFIRYKSEIKAHIDKNTKQQNIMAQKTKMAAMGEMIGNIAHQWRQPLSTITATATGLKIQKEMNVLNDDFLIEGLSGINNTAQYLSKTIDDFRNFFKTNKKETDFTIEDVINKSLSLCRSELYNLDIKIIKNIGDITITNYENEFIQVLINIIRNAKDELTKKDQNSKKLIFIEVKEDNKYVKIMIKDNAGGIPKSLKNRIFEPYFTTKHQSQGTGVGLYMCKEIIEKNMGGFLEVENCEYKYIYESYIGACFEIRLPIN, encoded by the coding sequence ATGATATTTCAAAATGAAAAACAATTATTACAAATAATAAAGTATACTCCAAGTATTTTTGTACTCACTATTTCTATCATAATTTTAACTATTCAGTTTGTAGAAAATAATAGAACTTTTGAAATTGAAAAAGAAAAAATCAGAACTGAATTTAATATCCGAAATAAAAACAGAATAAAACAAGAAACAAATGAAATATACAATTTCATAAAAAAAGAACAACAATCTACAAAAAAAGAACTAAAAGAATCCCTAACAAGTGCAGTTGATAATGCCTATGCAATTGCAAATACCATATATCAAAATAACTTAGATAAAGACCCAGTTTTCATAAAAAAATTAATTGTTGATGCTCTTAGAAATATTAGATTTAACAAAAATAGAGGTTATTTTTTTATCTATGAAAATACTGGTGAAAATATTTTACTTCCACATAATCCAGAGCGTGAAGGTGAAAACTTTTGGAATCACCAAGATTCAAAAGGTGCTTATGTTATTCAAGATATGGTAAATCTTTTGAAGAATACTGAGGAGTCATTTTATCAATGGTATTGGTTTAACCCAACTAAACCTGATAAACAAAAAACAAAGATTGGTCTTGTTCGTAACTTCAAACCTTTTAACTGGTTTATAGGTACTGGTGAATATATAGAAGAATATGAAGTTGAGACAAAAGAAAAAATATTAGATTACATAGATAATATAAACTCAAACAGAAATGATTATATCTTTATCATAGATTTTGATTTAATTTACATAAGCCATATTAGAAAAGACTATATAGGAAAGAATGCAATTAAAATCAATGATACAGTAGAAACAAAAAAGGTAATCAATAATCTTCTAAAAATAGCAAAAAAAGGCGAAGGCTATTACACCTACATTCAAAATAAAAAACCAGGAAATGACCTACCAACTAAAAAAGTGAGTTATATAAAAGGATTAGATAGCTGGTCATGGATGATTGGCACAGGTTTTTATGAAGACGATATGAATACAGCAATTATTCAAAAAAGAAAAGAATTAGATAAAAAATTTGAACTCTATGTTTATAAGAGCTTAGAAGTTACTGGATTAATTACAATAGTACTATTAATACTATCAATTTATTTTTCTAGAATATTACAAAAAAAGTTTATAAGATACAAAAGTGAGATTAAAGCACATATTGATAAAAATACAAAACAACAAAATATAATGGCACAAAAAACTAAGATGGCAGCAATGGGAGAAATGATAGGAAACATCGCACATCAATGGAGACAACCATTATCTACAATTACAGCAACTGCAACGGGACTAAAAATTCAAAAAGAGATGAATGTCTTAAACGATGATTTTTTAATTGAGGGACTAAGTGGAATCAATAATACTGCACAATACCTATCAAAAACAATTGATGATTTTAGAAACTTTTTTAAGACAAATAAAAAAGAAACAGATTTTACTATAGAAGATGTTATAAATAAATCATTATCATTATGCCGTTCAGAACTATATAATCTAGATATTAAAATAATTAAAAATATTGGTGATATTACAATAACTAATTATGAAAATGAATTTATACAAGTACTTATCAACATAATAAGAAATGCAAAAGATGAACTAACAAAAAAAGATCAAAATAGTAAAAAACTAATTTTTATAGAAGTAAAAGAAGATAATAAATACGTAAAAATTATGATTAAAGATAATGCAGGAGGAATTCCTAAATCTCTGAAAAATCGTATCTTTGAACCATATTTTACAACAAAACATCAAAGTCAAGGTACAGGTGTTGGTCTTTATATGTGTAAAGAGATTATAGAGAAGAATATGGGTGGTTTTCTAGAAGTAGAGAATTGTGAATATAAATACATATACGAAAGTTATATTGGTGCATGTTTTGAAATAAGATTGCCTATTAATTAG
- a CDS encoding pseudouridine synthase: MQTEALPNHHHYKIFKPHGFLSQFVPEKMKKKKLLSELSDFPDKTMAIGRLDHDSEGLLLLTTDGMMSHKVRDKGIEKEYYVQVDGEITQEAVSLLQNGVEITVSGNKYQTLPCKAFALESEPNLPSRGRNIRDPRHGPTSWISITICEGKKRQIRKMTASVGFPTLRLVRVRIGDIHIDNMNPGDVIELPNFDDVLND; the protein is encoded by the coding sequence ATGCAAACAGAAGCACTACCAAACCACCATCACTACAAAATATTTAAACCACATGGTTTTTTAAGTCAGTTTGTACCTGAGAAAATGAAGAAAAAAAAGCTATTAAGTGAACTATCTGATTTCCCAGATAAAACAATGGCAATAGGGCGATTAGACCATGATTCTGAAGGATTATTATTACTTACAACTGATGGTATGATGAGCCATAAAGTAAGAGATAAGGGTATCGAAAAAGAATATTATGTTCAAGTAGATGGAGAGATTACACAAGAGGCAGTATCACTACTTCAAAATGGTGTAGAGATTACTGTAAGTGGGAATAAATATCAAACCCTTCCTTGCAAAGCATTTGCTCTTGAATCTGAACCCAATCTTCCATCTAGAGGTCGTAATATACGAGACCCAAGACATGGTCCTACTAGTTGGATATCTATCACTATTTGTGAAGGGAAAAAACGTCAGATTAGAAAAATGACAGCTTCTGTAGGTTTCCCAACACTGAGATTAGTAAGAGTTCGTATTGGTGATATTCATATTGATAATATGAATCCCGGTGATGTTATCGAACTGCCTAATTTTGATGATGTACTTAATGACTAA
- a CDS encoding diguanylate cyclase domain-containing protein: MNLFLSKMLSSMVTRFLFLAIIIVVIVTSIRYYVVNVQLRGEFEKIVQTQQIALASSMALNVSYKITQRKEFLNKIASSIPIELLNKPKELSAWIQERQDIYPIFSNGIYFISPKGFIVPSYSDFNTNLSKSNFSNKDYFKGAFSKNIFVGKPTKGILSDEVVIPISIAIKNKSGDTVAIIVGESALLAPKFLDMINQGKIGETGGYLLISRSEEMFIAASKEILILKKTAKIGVNKLHDEAMKGINGSGITKNAQGIYEMIAFQTVPNIKDWFIVSRIPVKEAFKVLDNWENMLIRVTFISIPFILLIIIIAFIDIFRQLFFAVKQTERMLLDEIPLDRLPIKRMDEVGHLMAAFNQLIIMLKSNQEVLKEQAHHDNLTGLPNRLLLEDRLNLEFLRADRNSTYFALLYLDLDGFKLINDSLGHDAGDMALIEVTKRFKTCIRESDTLARIGGDEFVIVVGSIKNNLTNAQKVAATVANKCIDILNEQIKIKENNANLGVSIGISIGNGQSSLDKLRKKADLAMYKAKESGKGKYVIDKG; the protein is encoded by the coding sequence ATGAACTTATTTTTATCAAAAATGCTTTCTAGTATGGTGACACGCTTTTTATTTTTAGCAATTATAATAGTAGTGATAGTGACATCTATTAGATATTATGTAGTAAATGTACAGCTTAGAGGTGAATTTGAAAAGATTGTACAAACTCAACAAATAGCTCTTGCTTCGAGTATGGCATTAAATGTAAGTTATAAAATCACTCAAAGAAAAGAGTTTTTAAATAAAATAGCTTCTTCCATTCCAATTGAATTATTGAACAAACCTAAAGAGTTATCAGCATGGATACAAGAACGGCAAGATATCTATCCTATCTTTTCTAATGGAATATATTTTATCTCACCTAAAGGTTTTATAGTTCCTAGTTATTCAGACTTTAATACAAATTTATCTAAATCTAATTTTTCTAATAAGGATTATTTTAAAGGTGCATTTTCTAAAAATATATTTGTTGGTAAACCCACAAAAGGGATACTTTCAGATGAAGTTGTTATTCCAATATCAATAGCTATTAAGAACAAATCAGGGGACACCGTGGCAATAATAGTAGGTGAAAGTGCTTTATTGGCTCCTAAATTCTTAGATATGATAAATCAAGGGAAGATTGGAGAAACAGGAGGTTACTTATTAATTTCTAGAAGTGAAGAGATGTTTATTGCAGCTAGTAAAGAAATATTAATACTAAAAAAAACAGCAAAAATTGGGGTAAACAAACTTCATGATGAAGCGATGAAAGGTATTAATGGCAGTGGTATAACAAAAAATGCTCAAGGAATTTATGAAATGATTGCATTTCAAACTGTTCCAAATATTAAAGACTGGTTTATAGTAAGTAGAATACCTGTTAAAGAAGCATTTAAAGTGTTAGATAATTGGGAGAATATGTTAATTCGTGTTACATTTATTTCAATTCCTTTTATCTTGTTGATTATAATAATAGCCTTTATAGATATATTTAGACAACTATTTTTTGCAGTTAAACAAACAGAGAGAATGTTACTTGATGAGATTCCTTTAGATAGGCTTCCTATAAAAAGGATGGATGAGGTAGGACATTTAATGGCAGCTTTTAATCAATTGATAATAATGCTAAAGTCCAATCAAGAGGTATTAAAAGAACAAGCACATCATGATAATCTAACAGGACTTCCCAATCGTCTTTTGTTAGAAGATAGACTGAACCTTGAATTTTTAAGGGCAGACCGTAATAGTACTTATTTTGCATTGCTTTACCTTGATTTAGATGGCTTTAAACTTATCAATGATTCCTTGGGTCATGATGCTGGAGATATGGCATTAATAGAGGTTACGAAGAGATTTAAAACTTGTATAAGAGAAAGTGATACACTAGCAAGAATTGGTGGTGATGAGTTTGTTATAGTAGTGGGTAGTATAAAAAATAATCTGACAAATGCCCAAAAAGTGGCCGCTACAGTTGCTAATAAATGTATTGATATCTTAAATGAACAAATAAAAATTAAAGAGAATAATGCAAACCTTGGCGTATCAATTGGTATATCAATAGGTAATGGTCAAAGTTCACTTGATAAGCTTAGAAAAAAAGCAGATTTAGCAATGTATAAAGCTAAAGAATCTGGAAAAGGAAAGTATGTAATTGATAAAGGTTAA